The genomic region ATATTTGGATTCATTCAGTATCAGGCAAGACAGGGGTAGTTGGTTTTTGGAGTTGGATCAACTCTTTTGTTCTACTATTAGACATGGACAGTTGAACTTGTAATTCTTGATTGCCCTTCTGTTATATCAAAGAAATAGGTGTTCTGTCATACTCTGTTCCATTTCCATCATTTCAGTCGTAAGAGCTTGCCAATATCTTTATGATCgtccttttcttttcatttttataAAGAAAAAATTCAGTAGTGCAGCTGGTACAATAACAGTTGGTGAGGAAATAAATGATAGTGCAAGCTAGTTGCGAGGATGGGCACTTTATTGTTCTTTATACTCAATTAATATGTGAACAGTGGATATTGACATTATTGATGCCAAAATGACCTTGTCCCCTTGCACTTTCAGGCCTATTATTTTCCTCGGGAATTGGATTTGGATACACTCTTCAACAATTATTGTCAGAGGTGTGAACATCGAACTTCTCGATATCTTCTTTTGGGAGGTAATGCTACCCTGCTACTCATGTGACGGCGTTTTATCTAGTTTGTGCTTAAGACTTTTTTTTCTTTAATCTTTCAGTTTGGCTTCAAACACTTCAACCTTGTAGGAAGAATTTCCATTTGCCTTGTTATGGTACTGTTTGCccccaacaacagcagcagcatatCAATTGTCATGCTATAAATTCTTTTGAAAGTTAATAACTAGGATGAGGTGGAACATGTTTTTTGCATACAAAAAAGTTCGATGCCAGTAAGCGGTTAGGATCAACTCGCACACATGCTATTCAGATGACCATAACTGTAATTTAAGATGATGCATACTTCCTTACTCTAGAGCGTGCAGTGTTCACAGATAAGATTAGGTATCTCAAATTTGTGTGGTTATTTAAGTGATTGGATTTGGTACAGTTCTGTGATGCTAACTTTTTTTTAGAATtacctttttttctatttttttgttgaCTCTTTGGATGTGGTTATGCAAGTTCTGATTAATAACACATGCTCTTTATTACAGCAGTCTAGATATTCTCCAATTCAAAAGGAATAACACTCAGCTGAGACAAGCACTATCTCAGCTACCGGGAGGCCTCGATGTCCAAAGTTTTGGAAAGTAGAAATTCATTTGGTACCACCACTCCTACGAGCTCAGCTTCAGCTTCAGATTCTTCAAAAAAGAACGAGAAGACGGTATCACGCTACCTAAGACCTTCTACAGGCTCATGCCATGATTTATGCAAGCATGGACACAGGAATCCTTCTGAAGAAAAGCTTCTGCTTTTAGgagggagaagaaagaaacttcCAACTCATCCAAATAATTTGACACTGCATGGATCAGTTATCTTAGATACACCCAAGGATGTCAGGAACAGAAGAAATGTTTCACTAGTCAAGTCGAGTATATCACTGGGTGAAGCTGATCGTGTTGTTCACAAGATAAAATCAGCAAATTTGAGAGGCACTGAATCATCGGAACACTTGGTCCCACGTATTGCTTTATCAGCTGATCATAAAAATGTGAACTCTGATGGCAGAAAGAAACATCCAATGGTTGCACAGAGGACTTTGGCTAATCCGAGGTATTCCAGCGGAGTACCCAATCTTGATAAAAAAGCAGCAATGCCAGTTAAGGGTTCGAAATTGCCAGAGAAGATACTGCAGGAAAAAGCTAGAACTGTGGAGAAGGACACGACTGTCAAGCAACCGTTAGTTAAGAAACCAGCTTCACTTCCTACTAAACTCAACTCGATTAAGAAAGTTCCTGTGTCATCTCAGGCTTCTaataatcttgtatcttcaaaagATAAAAGTACTCTGAAAGGAAAGCTTCCTTCTTCACCAGCAATTATTACTGGCAAGCACACAAGCAATACTGGTAAGACTGGAAGAAGTTCGATGAGGTCCagcaatgcaagtatcaacggcaAGGAACGCTCAGATGTGCCCAGAACACCATTCTCCATTGAAGACGAGTTTATTGCCTCTGTTGAATTACAAGAAGATGATGTGCAAAATTCATGTGTTACAAGCTATAATGTGGAGTCAACAGTAGTGGAGCTGTTTCCAGATGCCACAGAATATGGAGACATTTCTCAAACAGCACCAGAAGAAGAAAGCAGAATAAGTTCAGATGATGACTTGGACATGTCCTCATCATCGTCTGTCCAATCTGACTTGACTCCTGTTGAAACAGACGAAGAGGATGTGCAAGGTTCATCTATTACAGGCCATCTGGTGGAGTCAGCGTTAGCAGAACTATCTTCACATGCCACAGAATATGTAGAAGAATCTCGACCAGCACGAAAAGAAACAAGTAGATTCAGTTTAGAGGATGATGTAGTGGGAAGTAATGAAGTGAGCGAACCATTGGTCTCTGAACTCCCCGTTGCTGTTGAATTGCAGCGATCATTTGATAATCAGGCACTCAAGACTATGCTCAGTAAACCTTACCTAGAGCATATGCAACCGGAGAAGAATTCTGCTGATAATCGAGCTTCAACGGATGAAGACATCCGAGCAGATGCTGCAGCTCTCTGCCAGCTACCTAAACAACTGACAGCTGTGCAAAATGCAGATGTATATGATTCTGTATTAGCTGAAAGTACCTCAGAAGTTGAAGCTGATGGAGTGAAAGTCAATGCTAGTGTGGAGTCTGTAATCACTGAAAGTAGGGAGGACATGGGAGCTCATGAAGACCTTCAAGGGCCTCCGGAGTCTTGCCTTGATTGCACTACAGGAAATGTAGCTGAAAATGTCGAGGCTGCTGAAATTGACGATGTTGAGAATATTAATAGTACATCTCATTGCCAATCAATTTTAGAAGCTTCATCAGATGGTGAACTTACGGAGCAATCAAAGTCTGTGCTAACTGATTCTAATCTACAAAATGATGAGTTAGCAAGTGTCCATAACAATGGCTCCTTCCAACAGGATGAACTGAAATCAATGATTGTTGCTCAACAGTTAGTGGAAGAACTATCAGATGATGAAAATTATGAAGAATATGATTATGAGTTAATTGAATTAGATGAGTTTGATGCAGAAGATGAAGGAGAAGCAATCAACCCAAATGATGACTCTTCAAAGGCTAAAGGCCAAAGGCTGCAAAGGATCTCATCACTTCACCCAGATGATGCTAGTACCACACCTTACAAATTGAAGTTTAAAAGGGGTAAAATTGTAGAACTCACCCCAGACAGTAATGGCCCGAGAAGACTCATATTTAGAAGAAGAGCTGCCAATGAAGTTGCAAATGGTGAAGGTCAGCTAGTGAGAAGGATTTTTAAGAGGAATACCAGAAATAATGGTGTTCCTACTGAGCCTGACTTGGAATCTCCTTCAGTGAAACTGAGGCATCAAGATACACAAGACAAGAAAGATGCGCAGGGGCTATTCAACAATGTAATAGAAGAAACTGCAAGCAAGCTTGTGGAGTCTAGGAAAAGCAAGGTAAAAGCTTTGGTTGGTGCTTTTGAAACAGTGATACTTCTCCAGGACGGCAATCCCACTACACCACAGGCAGGTAACTCACCATATTTAGCTCAAGATGAAGATGAAAAGGCACGGGATGAGCCATTGTAGATTATATATGCACATATTACGGAATCGCCAAATTTTCTCATTAATGTTCTGGAATCTTCTTTCTTTTTCCTCCGAAACTGGATTGAGTGAAGAGTATTTTTGTAtagcttgcgtgttgcatctcttGTGGCGAGAAGTAACATTTGCCCAAAGGTTTGGATTATTACAGTGCATAGCCAAGGGGCTTCATGCAGATAGTGCTTTCAATTATATTTCAATGTAAATCGATTGAGACACCAAGAAAACAAAACCAAGTGTGCTTTTGTTGGCTTGGATTTACGAAGTTCTATAATACAAGAGTGTTGGTTTGAAACTTGTTACAAGCATGCTGCTCTTAATCTTGGGTTTGAATTTGCTATCCTGGTGGGTGTATTTGTATGTTATTGGCCTTGGATGCAGGGGAGCTCCTAAACGTGTGCTGTTGCAATGCTTATTTTCTTACAGTCCCTGCTTCATCTTGAAGATGCATGCACAGATAATTCCATGGTACTTTTCATCATCCACACCCTTCAAACTTTCTTATGTTGATCCTGATACAATGCAATTGCATGTTGGATGCAACTCTACACTCTTATCACTCATCAAAACAAATACATTTTATAATACGATACAGTACATGGCTGTTGTGAGACTTATATCACATTCAAGTCATGCCGTCCATTTCGTTTCAAATTTTGTAGAATGGCAATGTCTCAAAAGCAGCATCCACGGGGAGACTTTCCTGTTGATCGTATCTTCTTGGCCTTCTCTCTGATCTTTTTCTCATCCTCGTATTTCCTTTCCCCTGCCATTGACCTTGCTCCTCCAGCGATTTTGTTGATCCTTGTCATTTCCTGATTGTACTCTGCCAATTGTTTCGCTCTCTTTCTGTCCAACGCAACCTGCAATTTAGCAAATTCTCAGTTCCTTCAGCCCCATCATTTTAGTAACTAATTGCATCATGAATCATGATAATGATTTGGTTTTGCACAAAAGGATTATTATACCCCCGCAAATAAAATAATTAATAATAACAATGAAAAACACAGTGCCCTATTCTTCTAAAAAAAGAGAAACATGCTGCTCTGCTCTATCAAATTATGCTTTCGAATCAACAAAAACCTCTTTCTGTTCTTTTTGGCGCTTGGCCTTCACCTTCTTCTCAGTCTCCCACTCGGCTATGGTTTCCATCATCTTTTCGTACCTAAATTCGGCGGTTATGTTAGGTGTAGCTGCATCAAATAATTAGCAAAAACTAAAATATTTATACTCACTCCTCCCTGACTCTAGCAAGCCTTTCCTTCTCCCATGCATCAGCCTTGCTCTGTGTGCCGGCAATAGCAGTTACTCCTGCTGCGCCATCGTCGTTCCGCCTAGACTGATATGATGTTGCTGGCCTGACAGCGGTTGGTACCCTCTGAACTGCCTGCTCCTGCTCAAACCTCTTGCTTCCTTTCTTCTCTGGTGATTTTCTGGAGGATCCTGGAGCCTTTTTTGCTCCCACAGAAGAATCATGCATCTTTGGTGGAAGTGGCAATGGCACCTTCTGGTCTGAACCCGTGCCTCCGGGCTTCCTCTGTTCTGGTTTCAGTGGCCTCCTTACCGATACGTTGGCTGAAACGATAACACGATGCGACATTGTTATAAGATGTTTTGGTACAGTAGAGGTGACAAGGGATTGTGTTAAGTGGGAAATAGATAAGAATACCTGGTCCCTCGTCAGCATCTTCTGCACGCTCTTTGGCACTGAACCATCTTGAGATCTTGCTGCCTCCTGTAGGCTTTCTCATGCTTTCACCTCTCTTGGATGGCAGCTGAACAGGGCTGGCCTTCTGTTTCTCTTCTTCTGCTGCGATTGCGTATGCCGCTGCGGCAATTGTGGCTGCGAATATAGCGTTGTATTCGTCTCCGCTATCCATTTGCGCTGGAAGGTGGGATGCCAGTCAGATTCTTTGTacctttttttttgtttgtttggttCATCATGATGGATTTGTTTCTTCTAACAAAAATTCAGTTCAGCACGAATTCAATTAGGAAAAACCTATAGCTGGTTTCTGACATGAATATGTTTGAAGAGTAGTTTCCTTGCTCATAGCATCTGAATATCTGACGGTTCCATAATTTATGTTTTACAGTGTGGATTAACTGATTTGATCATAGTGCTATAGGATAGGAATATAAGTGGAGTGTACTTCTTACTGAACAAAAATAACATAACAATCTATTATTATTCTTTTGCAAATTGTATGTTTATTAAGCTGAAAGAACAAATCTGGTCACATACCTCTTCCAGGAGCCGAGTTTTCTTGTGGCAGTATTGTAGAAGCTTCCCCACCTTTGTCTCTCTTTTCTACTCCAGAAAACTGAACCCTACAAAAGGATGATTCTAAGAACAAGCAAACTAGTAGAATAAAAGGGAAGGATCAACTAATATGTTGGCCTAGAAAACTTTGAAGCCCTTGAAAAGACGAAGAACATAGAATATTTTTTTGAGAGCAGAAAGACATAAAAGTTATTGTTCCGAGAGGAAATCAAACTTAAgcatggagaagatcagaagaagcTCACAGTTAATCAACCAAGCTTTTAGCAGGCCCGGCTCTAGATGCCGCAGTTCTTTACCTCAGCGCCTTCAAGTCGCCGTCCATGGCGCGCAATGTATTTGTAGAGAAGCAGCAGCTCCAAGGGGCACCAAGCCTTGCATTAACTATGGCTTACTTGTACCTGGAGGTGGTGAAGGGAGGAAGACGAGAGGGGGGAGGAGATGGTTGGAAGAGGGCAAGGGAACTGTTGTCTTGGAGGCAGGCAAAGAGCATATGTATTGGAGCCTTCGAGATGGGATTGCTTTACCTTCATGGAAGCCTTCAAGAATCCATCCCCTTTTGGGTTTGCGCTGCCCTCCAAGAAGAATCCCACCTTCTGCCTTCGGCTCAAGTCAAATATGACAGCTAGCCTGGGAATAACAGCTTTCCTTAATGCAAATTAGCATCTTCTCGTGCATTACCCCTGCCTAATTATGCATGATTCTCGTGCTCTGTACATAGCTAATGGGACACTTTCTTTGGATAATGGATTCTAATTTGCTGGCCAGTTACACGTGTCAGTTCGACGTTGAGCCTGTTCCtttcaagtttctgtttttttaattgtTTTATCGTCAGTGCTGGATCTGTTCCATGGATGCTAGATTTGCCACTCTGCTCTTTCTTTAGTGCGGTAGGATCCTTTCTTTAGTACCTTCTGTCCGAAGAAGGGGCTCCGATTTCCAACTTCCAAGATTTTGTTCTTGAAAAAGAGCTACCAGGTTACAAAATGCAGAGCAAACTCTCGTCACCTTTGCACCAGACGATGCACGCACACGACCAGTAGACCAAAAGAAAAGCGACAAGTCACGACAGTTGATGTACCCTTGTAAGTTCTTCATATTTTTACTTTTTAAGTAGGAGATGAAATTAGATTAAGATACACTGCCAATTGTCATCAACAATCTCTAAACTTTGTATAACCGTAGTAAAATATCACACGACAATTCATAGTATAGTCGGAAAACGAGCTCTTTGCAACTCGTCCCAGCAGATTACCTATCTAAACTTATCCGACAAGCAAGTTCGAAGTCTTTGGATTAGGGATGCAGGAGCGGAGCAGCTCTGCTCTGTGCGCTGAGGCCAATGATACCACCTCTCTAGGATCCAAAGGAGTGtctagaggggggaggggggggggggggggggggtgaatagacaactAGCGCGAGCTAGTGACCAATTTTAACATGTTTGGCATTTAGGTAGATTTTGGCAAAGGCTAGGGTAGTACAAGCACACCTTACACATGCATTTCTAGAGTATAGACAGTGGAATGTAAAAAATATGCAAGTGCAAGAATGTAAGGAGTAGAGTTTAGGAGATTCGAAACGCAGTGGTGACACGAAAGGTTTTTGACCTGTGGTTCCAATAGATGGTGATattgtacgtccacgttgatggaagACTTCGATCTCAAAAGATCACGGTTGTGAGATTCCATGGAGGAATCGAGTCCACGA from Triticum aestivum cultivar Chinese Spring chromosome 4A, IWGSC CS RefSeq v2.1, whole genome shotgun sequence harbors:
- the LOC123085042 gene encoding remorin 1.4 isoform X3, with protein sequence MDSGDEYNAIFAATIAAAAYAIAAEEEKQKASPVQLPSKRGESMRKPTGGSKISRWFSAKERAEDADEGPANVSVRRPLKPEQRKPGGTGSDQKVPLPLPPKMHDSSVGAKKAPGSSRKSPEKKGSKRFEQEQAVQRVPTAVRPATSYQSRRNDDGAAGVTAIAGTQSKADAWEKERLARVREEYEKMMETIAEWETEKKVKAKRQKEQKEVALDRKRAKQLAEYNQEMTRINKIAGGARSMAGERKYEDEKKIREKAKKIRSTGKSPRGCCF
- the LOC123085041 gene encoding uncharacterized protein gives rise to the protein MSKVLESRNSFGTTTPTSSASASDSSKKNEKTVSRYLRPSTGSCHDLCKHGHRNPSEEKLLLLGGRRKKLPTHPNNLTLHGSVILDTPKDVRNRRNVSLVKSSISLGEADRVVHKIKSANLRGTESSEHLVPRIALSADHKNVNSDGRKKHPMVAQRTLANPRYSSGVPNLDKKAAMPVKGSKLPEKILQEKARTVEKDTTVKQPLVKKPASLPTKLNSIKKVPVSSQASNNLVSSKDKSTLKGKLPSSPAIITGKHTSNTGKTGRSSMRSSNASINGKERSDVPRTPFSIEDEFIASVELQEDDVQNSCVTSYNVESTVVELFPDATEYGDISQTAPEEESRISSDDDLDMSSSSSVQSDLTPVETDEEDVQGSSITGHLVESALAELSSHATEYVEESRPARKETSRFSLEDDVVGSNEVSEPLVSELPVAVELQRSFDNQALKTMLSKPYLEHMQPEKNSADNRASTDEDIRADAAALCQLPKQLTAVQNADVYDSVLAESTSEVEADGVKVNASVESVITESREDMGAHEDLQGPPESCLDCTTGNVAENVEAAEIDDVENINSTSHCQSILEASSDGELTEQSKSVLTDSNLQNDELASVHNNGSFQQDELKSMIVAQQLVEELSDDENYEEYDYELIELDEFDAEDEGEAINPNDDSSKAKGQRLQRISSLHPDDASTTPYKLKFKRGKIVELTPDSNGPRRLIFRRRAANEVANGEGQLVRRIFKRNTRNNGVPTEPDLESPSVKLRHQDTQDKKDAQGLFNNVIEETASKLVESRKSKVKALVGAFETVILLQDGNPTTPQAGNSPYLAQDEDEKARDEPL
- the LOC123085042 gene encoding remorin isoform X2, whose product is MDGDLKALRVQFSGVEKRDKGGEASTILPQENSAPGRAQMDSGDEYNAIFAATIAAAAYAIAAEEEKQKASPVQLPSKRGESMRKPTGGSKISRWFSAKERAEDADEGPANVSVRRPLKPEQRKPGGTGSDQKVPLPLPPKMHDSSVGAKKAPGSSRKSPEKKGSKRFEQEQAVQRVPTAVRPATSYQSRRNDDGAAGVTAIAGTQSKADAWEKERLARVREEYEKMMETIAEWETEKKVALDRKRAKQLAEYNQEMTRINKIAGGARSMAGERKYEDEKKIREKAKKIRSTGKSPRGCCF
- the LOC123085042 gene encoding remorin 1.4 isoform X1; this translates as MDGDLKALRVQFSGVEKRDKGGEASTILPQENSAPGRAQMDSGDEYNAIFAATIAAAAYAIAAEEEKQKASPVQLPSKRGESMRKPTGGSKISRWFSAKERAEDADEGPANVSVRRPLKPEQRKPGGTGSDQKVPLPLPPKMHDSSVGAKKAPGSSRKSPEKKGSKRFEQEQAVQRVPTAVRPATSYQSRRNDDGAAGVTAIAGTQSKADAWEKERLARVREEYEKMMETIAEWETEKKVKAKRQKEQKEVALDRKRAKQLAEYNQEMTRINKIAGGARSMAGERKYEDEKKIREKAKKIRSTGKSPRGCCF